The bacterium DNA window CGAAGGAGAAAATAGCAGGTCACAACGGCCGAGGGATCGAGCTCGGAATACAGGGTTGCAACCGAATCAATCAAAGAGCGCGAGGGCAGCTCCCGCATGTGAAACATTGGCATCTCCAAGCAGCAAAATTTAGTACGGAGACGTATTATACGGGGCCATATCACCTTGTCAAAGGTACTCCTCCGCCGGATGGCAGCCTGGGGCGGCCCTCCGCTATGATGGAAAAGCGGAAATTACACCGGGGGCGAGGGAATTGTCTTGATAGATCGCTATTTTGATGATTTTTCCATTGGCGAGATCTTCACTGGGCAGGCGGTCCGTATCACGGAGGAGGAAATCCTCTCTTTTGCCCGGCGCTTCGATCCCCAGCCGTTTCACCTCGATCCGGAAGCCGCCCATAACTCCCCCTTCGGCGGGCTGATCGCAAGCGGCTTTCATACCCTGCTCGTCTCGTTCCGCTCTTTTCTCGATACGGGCGCCATCTCCGCCTGCAGCATCGGCTCCCCCGGCCTCGAGGAATTGAAATGGCTCGTCCCCGTCCGCCCGGGGGACACCCTCTGCGTCACCGCCGAAGTCCTGGAGATGCGCCCGTCGAATTCCAAGCCTGATCGCGGTATCCTGAAAATGGGATACGAAACGAAGAACCAGCAGGACGAGACCGTGATGACCCTTCGGGGACTTCATCTGCTGAAAAGAAATACGAAGAACGATTAGCGCAGGGCCCACACGGCCCGAATCCGCGGAGAGATACGAAATGCCCG harbors:
- a CDS encoding MaoC family dehydratase → MIDRYFDDFSIGEIFTGQAVRITEEEILSFARRFDPQPFHLDPEAAHNSPFGGLIASGFHTLLVSFRSFLDTGAISACSIGSPGLEELKWLVPVRPGDTLCVTAEVLEMRPSNSKPDRGILKMGYETKNQQDETVMTLRGLHLLKRNTKND